The following DNA comes from Brassica oleracea var. oleracea cultivar TO1000 chromosome C5, BOL, whole genome shotgun sequence.
CAGGATATGTTTGAGGAGAAACGGAACATATTAGAACCAGCAGGTGCTCTTGCGATCGCTGGAGCTGAAGCGTACTGTAAATATTATGGCCTAAAGGACGTGAACGTTGTAGCCATAACCAGTGGTGCAAACATGAACTTTGACAAGCTCAGGATTGTGACAGAACTCGCCAATGTCGGTAGGCAACAGGAGGCTGTTCTTGCTACTATCTTGCCGGAAAAGCCTGGAAGCTTTAAGCAATTTTGTGAATTGGTGCGTGTTTGGTATTACAGCATGTTAGAAGTTAATCCCGTTGCTGAGCGCATCTAATGCGGTACATTTGATCGATGCAGGTTGGACCAATGAACATAACCGAGTTCAAGTATAGATGTGGCTCGAGAAAGGATGCTGTTGTTCTATACAGGTAAGTCTATTCCTTAAAGTTTAATCTCTCGGGAGTTGTTGTTATTCGTAATCTAATCCACACAGTTTTGTTTTGTGTATTGCTGCTTAGTGTTGGAGTGCACACACCCGGAGAGCTCAAAGCACTAGAGAAGAGAATGGAATCTTCTCAACTCAAAACTACGAACCTTACAACCAGTGACTTAGTAAAAGATCACCTGCGTTACTTGGTGCGTCCTTAAGTCGATTTCATTTCCCATTGATTGATGCAAGTTTGATGTGTGACTCACACGTTGTATATTTCAGATGGGTGGAAGATCAAGTGTTGAAAACGAGGTTCTATGCCGATTCATATTCCCGGAGAGACCAGGTGCTCTAATGAAGTTCTTGGACTCTTTCAGTCCACGGTGGAACATTAGCCTTTTCCATTACCGTGCAGAGGTTTGTTTCTGAATCCACCATTTTTCACCATAAGAAAAGCTTTGTTGTAACATTGAGACTCGTTTTTACTATACAATGTTTCCTTCTCTCAAAACAGGGTGCGGCGGGGGCCAACGTGCTGGTCGGGATCCAAGTCCCAGAGAATGAAATGGAGGAATTTCGAAACCGAGCTCAAGTTCTTGGATACGAGTACGTCTTGGTAAGTGAGGACATCAATTTCAAGCTTTTGATGCAGTGATTTGGAGGTAGCTGTGATGGGGAAACCAAAACCGAGCAAGTAGAAGAACCCATGAGAGTCAGAGTCTTGGTTGTTATTGAGCTCTGGTCTTCTGTAAAACGTATCTGTGCTGCTCTCGGATCTATTGGATGTTACGGGCCTGTGTTATACTGGCCTAATGTGTAACCTTTATTTCAGCAAATAACCTATAGGGCTAACCTCCAATAAAACTTGTATGAAATTAGTTTTCTTGTGTGTTGTTAAGACGAGTGTACTTCTTAGTTATTTGTTGGTTAAATAGAAGAGGCCGTTAAAATATTGAGCTATAATCTTTTACCAAACTACTATAGATTTTCTTATATAAGTCGATGTTTCTTTCTTTATAATAAAGATTGATTTTCATGATATAAAATGTTATTAGGAAGAAAATTGTGCAATTAGCGCTAAAAAAAAAGAAGGTATATATATGTATATATATATATATGTCATTTAGATTTTAAAATTATGTTGGAATTCAAACAACAAATCTTATAAAATTAGGTATGGTTTTAGATTTTGGAATTTTTGGATTCCACTGTATTCCCAAAACCAGCACCTTGGTTTCGGCTTTGATTTGCACATGAAAATATCTTGCAAGCACTTCCCAAAAAGGAAACAAAAAATAAACAAATATAAACCACAAAACCATGGGTAGTTTTCAGACAGTCCCTTTGACGGCTCAAAACCAGCTGCTCTGTTTTCTCTGTTTTGTATATTTACCCGTCGTCTCTTTCTCATCCCTTTTGACTCTGATCCAGAAACCGCTTCACAAATTCTCTTCAACACCCACCGCTAAGCAAATTGCAAAAGTCGAACCCGACGAAGATACTATAATTAAAAAAAAAAAACTATTTCCTCTCTACGGAAGCGTCGATTGATCTATTGGTTTTTTTTTATTTGTTTTGTTTTTTGGTCTATTCGTAAATGAAAATTTTCAAAAACTTGGTTTTGTAGAATCTCGCTTTGATTAATTTCACTTGTCGCCGATTTTAGGGTTTGAATTAAATGGAATCTAATGTAATGTTCTCTGGGTTTAGTCCCACAACGTTAAGCCTCGAGACTCCTCAGAATCCTCCAAACCCAGTTCAGTTTCAGCATCCTCATCCGCACCCTTACACAGCCGCCAACGATCAGCAAACTCATCAACAACAACAACAACCGATGAAACAGTTATACCCTTACGCAGCCAAGACCAAACAGCTCTCGCCAATAAGCGTCGGCGGAGGAGGAGAAGAAGACGACCGCGGGTCGGGTTCCGGATCCGGGTGCCACCCGGAAGACAGCGCCGGAACCGACGGGAAGAGGAAAATCTCTCCGTGGCACCGGATGAAATGGACTGACACTATGGTCCGGCTCCTCATCATGGCGGTTTTCTACATCGGCGACGAGGCCGGTGGGTTGGGAGGAGATCAAACCGACGGGAAGAAGAAGATCAGTGGGGGGATTCTGCAGAAGAAAGGGAAGTGGAAGTCCGTGTCGAGAGCCATGGTGGAGAAAGGCTTCTCAGTGTCGCCGCAGCAGTGCGAGGACAAGTTCAACGACTTGAATAAAAGGTACAAGAGAGTCAACGACATTCTCGGGAGAGGCACGGCTTGTCGTGTAGTGGAGAATCAGGGTTTGTTAGAAGGGATGGATCATCTCACGCCCAAGTTGAGAGACGAGGTTAAGAAGCTGCTTAACTCTAAGCATTTGTTTTTTAAGGAGATGTGCGCTTATCATAATAGCTGCGGGCATTTAGACCAAAATCAGATCCCGGTTCAGTCTAAACCGGATCATAAGGGGTGTTTTCAGATGGCGATGATTGTGGAGAGAGAGGAGGAGGAGGGAGAGTCTGATATGGCGGAGGATTCGGAGACGGAGATTGAGGACACGGATGAGGAGGAGGAGGAGGAAGAGGAGACGAGTAAGAAGCGGAGGGTATCCGCGGCTGTGAAGCGGATGAGAGAGGAGACGGCGCGCGTGTTGGATGATCCCGGGAAGAGCGCGTGGGAGAAGAAGGAGTGGATGAGGAGGAAGGCGCTGGAGATTGAGGAGAGGAAGGTCGGGTACGAGTGGGAGGCGGTGGAGATGGAGAAGCAGAGGGTGAAGTGGATAAGGTATAGGAGCAAGAAAGAGAGGGAGATGGAGAAGGCTAAGCTGGAGAACCAGCGGAGGAGTCTTGAGACGGAGAGGATGGTTCTGGTTCTGAGGCGGAGGGAGATTGAGCTGACGGAGTTGCAGTTGGCGGGTAAACGGGTCGACCCGAGTTCAGCGACCGGGGTGAGATGATTAGTGTTAGGACTTTGTGTGTTTTGGGTTCGATTTATATAAAGTTTATTAGTTTCAAATCTGGATGGTGGTGCTTAGGATTCTCACGTTTTCGCCTAATCGGCACATTATATATTAGTAATTAAAACTTATTTAACGGATGATTAATTGGTAGGGTCAAGGGAAATTTATCTATTACTTCTATCAATCAATGTAAAAATGTTTAAATGGGATCAAAAACATAAACATATGCAGAGGGCCAGTGAGATTCTAAAGTCTAAACTATCCCAAATACTAAGGCAGAAAAAAACTAATCACACCCGGTGGGATTCGAACCCACAATCGTTTGATTAGAAGTCAAACGCCTTATCCATTAGGCCACGGGTGCTTTTGTTCAATGTATCAATACAAATCTTATACGAATCATATATACCATATTAAGAATAAATAATTTGCTAGTATGTGTTGGAAGGTATATGTTAATGTTAACAGTGAAACATGTTAAATTAATTTCACTGTTAAATTAATGTGCTATGTGTCATCGTTCAGTCTCTTTATATAGCCATATGATTTTCTTTGTTTTTATTAGTGTAATAGAGCTATCTTTATCTTCAAGACAAATATGTTTAATAATGAGACATGTTTATTTGACATAGATATTTTCATAATTTTGCCATCCATATTTTGAGAATACAGTCTATAAATCTATAGTATTTTGAAAATATTGATTGATGAGTTAAAATGTAAAGAATCTTTGTTTCAATAACACAAGAGTTGAATAGAATTGCAAAGTCTATAAACACTCAAGTTTTCTAATAACAAAATATTCTACAATGAATTACAAAATAATTACACAAATAACTAAAGATTTAAGTAGAATTATAGAATCATTGTATCAACAACAGAAAATTTGATTAAGACTTTAACCAATAACAAGAGAATCTTTAAATTCTTCAAATCTTTAAAAATTACTCTCCCACTAAATCCTCCTTAAACTAAACTTTGAGTCATTAAAACTCTATTTTTTTAAAAAAAATTGGTTGTTTTAACTCCCAATTTATGTTGACTTAGCCATTTAAAAAACCTAATTAGTCAAAATTTATATTTGATTAAAAAAATAAACACCATGAAATCCTTAACGATTCCATTTTGAGAACATATTAAAGTTTAATCTGATGATTAAAATCAACATATATTATTCTGTTTTGGATATCTTGACGTTAAATTCCTCTTGTATCAAGTCACGAACTTCTCGGGGACACAACAATACAAAATTTCAGTTATGTTTAATCTTTTTTCCCGATTTTGTATATCTACATTAAAGATGTATCTATCAAAAACAGTATATACAATAGATAAACTCGGTTCAATCCAAGTTTATGAGTTTAAGTTACGTTGATAGAGAGGTTAAGAGAGAGTTCGTAACTACAAACTTATCAACACAGTTGTAGGAAGTTTCAACTTTTAAATCAGTTTTGATGAAATAAATTGTTAAATATATTTTATAATAAATATACAGTGAAAAAATAGTTCATGATTGTGGTTATGGTTAAAGTCTAGTTCAATGTTATATCAACGGAAGATACAATTATATAGGATAGTTTTACTGGTTGTATAAATTCAAATGTTTCCATTAAATATAAACTATATCAAAATTTATAACTTTGATTTGTTTATGATACTATACCTTT
Coding sequences within:
- the LOC106292493 gene encoding uncharacterized protein LOC106292493, producing the protein MESNVMFSGFSPTTLSLETPQNPPNPVQFQHPHPHPYTAANDQQTHQQQQQPMKQLYPYAAKTKQLSPISVGGGGEEDDRGSGSGSGCHPEDSAGTDGKRKISPWHRMKWTDTMVRLLIMAVFYIGDEAGGLGGDQTDGKKKISGGILQKKGKWKSVSRAMVEKGFSVSPQQCEDKFNDLNKRYKRVNDILGRGTACRVVENQGLLEGMDHLTPKLRDEVKKLLNSKHLFFKEMCAYHNSCGHLDQNQIPVQSKPDHKGCFQMAMIVEREEEEGESDMAEDSETEIEDTDEEEEEEEETSKKRRVSAAVKRMREETARVLDDPGKSAWEKKEWMRRKALEIEERKVGYEWEAVEMEKQRVKWIRYRSKKEREMEKAKLENQRRSLETERMVLVLRRREIELTELQLAGKRVDPSSATGVR